In Mangifera indica cultivar Alphonso chromosome 1, CATAS_Mindica_2.1, whole genome shotgun sequence, a single genomic region encodes these proteins:
- the LOC123229639 gene encoding uncharacterized protein LOC123229639 → MAQPIILSDEEHQIPFTTPLQSLSKKPRTGPRDPYPHKFWPLMMIRPLKNWVPPPHSPPRRHSSPRLRCPTSLSSNAPWPLRLIPNLGVAIMWMIDLIDKRIISTSGKTLEATNVNYTTKE, encoded by the exons ATGGCTCAGCCGATCATTCTCTCCGACGAAGAACACCAAATCCCCTTCACAACACCACTTCAATCTCTCTCCAAGAAGCCCCGAACTGGGCCACGCGACCCATACCCACACAAATTCTGGCCCTTGATGATGATCCGACCCCTCAAAAACTGGGTCCCGCCGCCTCACTCTCCTCCACGCCGTCATTCGTCACCGAGGCTCCGATGTCCGACCTCGCTATCGTCAAATGCACCATGGCCTCTTCGCTTGATCCCCAATTTAGG CGTTGCCATTATGTGGATGATAGATCTCATTGATAAAAGGATCATAAGCACAAGTGGCAAAACCTTGGAGGCAACAAATGTTAATTACACAACAAAGGAATAG